The Ziziphus jujuba cultivar Dongzao chromosome 3, ASM3175591v1 region TGCCATGAGAAGCCCATGAATGTAAACGTGTGCGTGTTGATTCATCCATTTCATGAATCAATTTTGCCTTCAAGTTTGCAGGACCAACAAGGTGTAGAATGAGGTTTTTTAGGTACTTATGAGCCATTTCATGGTAAACAAGCAAGCTTTTTCGTCCAATAATTTCACTAAAACTCTCCGTGTAAGAAATTACAAAAGACTTTCCTTCTTGTTGGAAGATCTGGTAATTGATTTCGGGATCCACTGAGACTACCACTTTCCTCCCAACCAAACTAGTCCGAAACAACGATCCATAtctgaaaacaaacaaaaaaattgcctaaaaaaaataaataaagagtttCTAAGATTCAAAAAAATTAGTAGTCCCTTTGATCAGATCTTAACTCATAGATATAAGCATAATTTTAGCTATATCTAAGCATACAgagattcaaaattaaaaaattaaaaataaaacaaaatacaaagatTCTCTTTATATGTTCAGGAGGACGAGGACACCGGACAAGAGAGTTTTTGCCTAAACATGtaaatttaatatgtataataatataataaatatatatatacagttcatTTCCATTGCAGATGTccgtattttaataaaatataaatatgattttaaacaatgatttttaaaaaaatattataactagaatattttaaatgatggtttaaaaaaaaccatcatctaAAGTGATGAAAACTGTCTCTAAAATGATGTttgcattttaataaaatataaacattcatattagaaaattctcaaagataatatatatatatatatatataaactgtaCTATAATGTTGATGCATAGTAGCCCACAACATTCCAGATATATATCCTGTGAATtgcatataattaaaataatatatcccataaattacatgtaattgaaTAGATTATCTACCATCTTATAAGTAACAACACTTATTATGgcaactctatatatataaatatataaacacacacacacacatatatacatacctaGCCATTCTACTTCTGATAAAAGGAGGAATATCATAGAGTGAATGATTAGGGATGAAGAATTGGATGGTTTCCCCAATAAAGGGAAAACCCATTGAACCAGGAGGTAATTTGCCATGACACTTTGGATTCTTCCACCTATAAACACAATGACTCACCCAAACAACCAGTAAAGCCACTAGGCACAGTAATACCTCCCGGGTAATCATCTTTGCCTTGCTAGCTCTCTGCAACCTTCAGATTTTGAGTAGACCATCAGAATACATGGaagcactatatatatatgtaaggggAGTGTTTCAATCTACTAAGATATTTAACAAAgactttttaacaaattatcttATCCAATTGAATGGCGGACaaacatttgaaatttttgaatatttatttccaTGATTcgcacacctttttttttttttttttgggaacattAATTCATACACCTAtagtattagaaaaataaagttTCTACTGCATAATAATTCTTATTTCAGTCAAATCATATAAACATTAAAACACATAAAGCcgcattataaaaataataattataaatataaagtagagattatagaaaaaattaatataagttGAGATAAGAATTTAATTCTTTGGCTTTAAGATAATTTTTGTCCTGCACATATGCTAAAAAGTTTtagaaatctaaaaataataaatgtttcaCAAGTTACAAcgattttcttttgaaaatagtAACATTTCAAATCTCCATAAAACGTGAACAAATTTTGTACACCTCTCTTTACGTAAACGAATAAATGTGAacgaaactaattattttttctatttatcttttaattatagAAAATCAGACATACACATAGATAAAGTTTGCACCTATTGGTGAAGAAGTACAAAGCTTCATGTTCCAAACCTTTGCCGTCCTAAAGTTGTCTTCtttcataaaaacaatattttccgctttaaataaataactcaattaattggcaaccaaataattaattaaacataataattttattcacaTAAAATTCTTGTATTTGGATCCACAAATTCAATGGACAAGatgatatttgtcaaatatctttGTCATGCCACTAAATAATACTTTAGGCAATTCCAACTGTAGCTTTCGTTCCTAATATTGCTCACCGAGTGCTCAATGGCCCCTACAAGGAATATCATAGAGTGAATGATTAGGGGTGAAGAATTGGATGGTTTCCCCAATAAAGGGAAAACCCATTGAACCAGGAGGTAATTTGCCATGACACTTTGAAAGGTTTACAATTATTGTTGGGGACTGAAATGGTACAGAATACCCTTTAGGGAATTAGAAAGAATTCCAATCAGAATCCAAGTATGAATGCATTCTTCTTACTATAAACACAACGACTCACCCAAACAACCAGTAAAGCCACAAGGCACAGTAATACCTCCTAGATAATCATCTTTGCCTTGCTAGCTCTCCACAACCTTCAGATTTTGAGTAGACCATCAGAATACATGGaagcactatatatatataaggggaGTATTTCAATCTACTCAGAGATTTAGCAAAgactttttaacaaattatcttAGCCTTCGATTGGATACATTCAATGGTGGACaaacatttgaaatttttgaatatttatttccaTAATTCGTACACCTTTAGTGTTAGAAAAATAAGGTTTCTATTGTATAATAATTCTTATTTCAGTAAAATCATATAAACATTAAAACAGATAAAgcaacattataaaaataataatcataaatatagtgTAGAGATTATAGAAAAAACTAGTATAAGTTgagataaaaatttaattatttagctTTAAGATAATTTTTACCCGCACATATGCTAAACGGTtttataaatctaaaaataataaatgtctcacaagccattttttttttagaatagtGACACTTTAAATttccgtaaaaaaaaaaaaaggaacaaattttGTACACCTTTTTATGCATATGAATGAATGTGAatgaaactaattattttttcctatttatcttttaattatagAAAATCAGTCATATAAATAGAGTTTGCAGCTATTGGTGAAGAAGTACAAAGCTTCATTTTCCAAACATGAAGAACCTTTGCCGTCCTAAAGTTATCTTCtttcataaaaacaatattttccaccttaaataaataactcaattaattggcaaccaaataattaattaaacataataatttctattcacataaaattattatatttggatCTATAAATTCAATGGACaagataatatttatcaaacatctttatcaaatatcatataatatggAATGTGCCactaaataatatatcaaacatctttatcaaatatcatataatatggAATGTGCCACTAAATAATACTTTTAGATATACATCCTATCAAGAGAGGTAATTCCAACTGTGGCTTTTGTTCCTAACATTGCTCACCGAGTGATCAATGTCCTCTACAAAGTTATGCATTGGAAATCAATTAACCATATGACAGGTGATGAACTGATTGTTCGTATTGTCAATGTTGATGGGACGTATATATGAactgattgtttttttttttttttttttttttttttttttggatagagGCAACTGATTGTTCGTATTGTCAATGTTGGTGGGAcgtatataaaagaaaaaattaacgaGTCAATGTTGGTGGGAcgtatataaaagaaaaaaccaacaaGATCCTTACCTCCCATTAAAATTAGTGGGATGTATATCTCCAACTTTATGATGGCTGATGCCTCCACTATAACAAAAGTATATTATATTGGATGCACATATTTCACATGTATATAGATTTTATGTGATGGGCTATATGCATGCAACTCGTGTTCAATAAAAAGATAGGGCAAATTTTAGTTTAGGGacgtagatttttttttttttttttttttttgggtatcaaTACCCTTTTAAGTTTAATGGTTATTTTTTATGAtcaaaatatattcataatattttactcaaaaaaaaaatcatattcataATTGAATTATAACCTCTCTCCAAAATTTAATGGGAGGTGGACgatcatttcttttatatattttttctaacaTTTTTACTCATTtgttggtccttttttttttttagtttatttagatttttacatatattttttaaatttttaaataaaggtGTTGAGTTTTGTATCTAAGGATTCTTGTATCActtgctctaataccaaattaaaTCATTAAACCTACTAAAAGTTTAAGTTAATAGgagatatattattatttcttttatatattttctctaaCATTTTTTATGCTATGGCTATGCTACACTACACGACCGTATGCTAGCTTCTTTGATTCAAAGCTAATTTTAATGTATAGGATAAGGGCTCTTCCCGCTCTATTGCCTACTTAGCTTAGAAAGTTTAGTTGATGTCTATCACCCCATATTTTAGCAAATTTGAGGTCCTTTTCCTATTGGTGATTATTTACTGTTAATTTTCAATTCTATCAATGACTGCTTACCTTGAGCTAGGCTCCTTTCTGCATAAACTTTCCTTCAGATTTCAAGTctattgtggaaattatcgTTTGTACATGTCATATAAGAAAacattctctctttctctctttaggaaaaataaaatttaattttttttaaaacgatagagttaataataatcattaacATGACAATCTTTAAATCTTGTATTTAAAATTTGGCGATGAAATCCTGCTcaccaattaataataataataataataataataataataaaaacaacaacaataattatgctaaaaataaaaataatcgcTTTGATACACAGAAGATTAGTCCAATAAAAGATAACTAATCATTCTCAATTTCATACAACTAATAAAGtatattatttacccaaaaaaaaattattattattattattattattttatctatttacttTATGTGATGATCTTTATGAATTGTGGATCCCATTAGTGTATTAGAGGAGATAGTAGCACTATTCTTGGAAGTAGAGTGGATTTTTTCTATTATAAGAAAAGCTTGAAACTTGAGGGTGACAATTCGTGGTTCTggtttaagccaaaaaaaagacAATTCGTGGTTCCGGTCCATATTTGATGTCAACTCATTGTTTAAAGCTATTAATTGTGTTCAGATTTCTCAACCCTTTTTTCGCTGAAAGAGATTTCTCAACCTTTTTCTATacctatttaatatttatatcaaatatgTTCACATATTTGgcctattttaataaaatattattattttatattattgtattataaatttgctatgttattttttatttttatgaataagtTTAATCTATTTGTATCAATTTgtgtcaattttaaatttaatgggtTAACTTTTTAGAGATCGATTTAAGATTATAGTAATCATATTGAAACTAATAGGTTAATTAGCCAGTCGTGtttttgaattgaatttttgttttaaacccAATTGCGCCCTAATGAAGCCCATGCTTTGCTTAATGAAAACACTCAAATTAGTATTGGGTTCatcaataagaataatattacaGATAATATCTTATCTATTGATatatctattaaaaatatacatattattatttaattaatttatatttaataacacttatgttttaaaaaaatcattatctatttctaaattatattaatatattaaccacTATActagatatattaataaattaaatagtatttatAGCATTACtccattaataaaatatagagaTTACTTATAACCCTATAGTTGGCCTTCTAGGACATGCTGGTAAAGGCTAGTTATAGACCTAAAGGTGACTTTCTTGGACTTGTTTTATTTGACTTATATGTTCTTTactaaaacattaattttatttgcagCTTTAAGATTTGGGCTAAATGGAAATTCATTCCTCATGTTACCCAATATCGTTTATAGGTTGTTTAGTACTTGTCCTTCTTTAACTCATATAGCAGTTTAAATTACctatatacatttaaatttttaatttgtcaaATAAACTAAATGAACtgttttggaaaaagaaaaaaactaaattgattaaaaataaaacaaaattttgaaaaagtgaAATACGAAGtaaatatgtaataaatttgtattctattttaggATTAAGcttaaaaagttttattttattttttaaaaaatatttgttacattcatttagtttaaaatatttcatatcaGATAGGcacaaataaatgaattaaaaaataaaacttttttgataaaaaaaatcaaaactttgaaatttcaaattttaaaatatcaaatttgtttccttttctttccgttctcttttctttttctttctctcccggTTTCCACCTTCTTTCTacaatctttttcttcttatgcaaaatttattttattttgtcaagtAACATAAGCTATATGTCTAATATTAATAGAAATCAAACAAATTTCCATCTATTTTTGTTCATATATTTTGTTGGTCAATGATAActttacaaatttaatttatatacaaaatttataaatttaagatGTTCACAATAtacaatttctaaaatttaattattatattctctctcaaaataacaatttttatctattttaaaatatttttttatgtttttaagttattttttttggttttatacaaattattgtaaaataattatttttctttgcattttttattattaattcaaattttttaaccatACTTTATGAAGAaattatgatatattatatgtaccaagccattattttattttatttttttataaccaacaattttagatattttaaaatcaaatacaaTAATACATCCTAAATCCACAAAATAATCTCACACCAACCAtgatacaacaaaaatataggataagtacagaatataataaaaatagttactaatttttatttggcATAACTTTTGATGGGACTAAACATATGAACCACAAACTAAGAATAAATCCATGAAATATATGAATTAAAATATGTATGTGGACAACTTGAGggaggaaaaaacaaaagaaaaaaaagaaagagaaaagctgTTAATTTCAACTGCAGTTCTTGAGGATTTGATGATAACAATTTTAACCTTTGCACTttgaaataattcaatttcagcCCATACTTTTTATATACCTTACAAACCTCTAAACTCCATTTGAGGTTATGGCAGCTAGAATTACATTAACTCCCTCATTTGCTTTAAATAATATGGGCCCACCTTTAGATATAATAAAgacttttataaactttttaacaTTTAGATTTTCTCACAACCTAagctttatttaaattttagaagATTGAATTACACATGACAAATTGGTTATCAATGACCAtcattatatttcatttatcaTTCCATTTTTCATTTAACCTTTTGCCTAATCTATTGCCATTCGgcaattaataaatgaaaggttaatattcttctttttattaattttttatttttaaatttaatcctATTAACTCTATAACATAgtcaaaaataaatgaaaattataatacactaagaaaatctagaaaaaaaatagaaaaataaatataccatTGACCAAATCAAGCAAAGAGTTTCCCCTCGAGGCTTTGACCAAAGCACcaagtaattttcttttttgctttttttttttgggcccaaATCACCAGTCCATTGCATTAATTGTTATTACTTTACAAACAGAAGGCTTTATTTGATTAGTTTCTAAGACGAATACAAAAGGTAAAGTCCACTAATAGTAgaatttgtaaataaaattccaattcTGATAAAGATTTACAAAAAGGTCTaacctaaagaaaaaaaataatagtaataaagtCGATTTTGAAGAtgaattcaataattattatgtACACAACTTCCTTAAAGGggtttcaatttaaaaataaatcctaATTTTCCTATTCATATGCTAGACAAAGGAAGAGCTGTAAACAATTGTTAAATTTTTCTTCCTATCAATTTTCGTATAAATTCCAAGAACTATTAAGTTTCATTTAGTTGGTTTAATCGGAAAGCAAACTATGATACAAAGATTGCAGagacaccatatatatatatatatatgtgtgtgtgtgtgtattttaaGTAAAATACATAAAGGAAATAATATTTCGTGATTTTGTCGGAATATACCTAAACTCGTCATTGTTGAAATTTTCCTTTCTGAGATCttattttttccccctctaAAATAGGGAAAAACATTGttgaaataaagaagaaaattgtgGAAAAGagctgaaaaagaagaaaaggacaaAGGACGGAATGGAAAGAGCTCGTATGATTTAGTATTCTATTTTGAtggaattattaaattataaatttttaaaaatatgaaaaataaatcataGCCATTGATATTCAATTCGACAAGTGTCATTGTACCCTTTAAAGCtcacataaaatttaaattaggagATGATccaaatcattatttttatacaCTTACTAAgtaattttcttgttttctttatttcttataCCTCTTTTTtcaagattattttttttttctttataataaaatttaaatttaatttatatataaaatttagcaAAAATATCCACTCTTTtctacattaaaaattaattttaaataattaaattaatgaaaCCCATAACGATCaatcaacaaaatttaattgttaaatataaattttataaaataaaattaataaaagctaAAGAGATAAATAggcaaaatttaaatatgagttttatataataaaacttaTTGATATAAATGAGATAAATCAAtaagatttaattattaaaacaaaatagataaaatcatTTATAAATTCAAAAGCATAAAAATCAAATCCTTTATAAAGATTTATAGAGTGGTGCTAAGGTCTTGTCCCTCCTGACCAGTATCATCCGAATAAAAACATGCGTAAATTGTTGGCCATTTGATTAAAATAGACGGTCCAGATTAGATTGCCCTTTTCCCCTCTCAATCCCTTCCTTTCCCACCCAGTTCGACACCCATCTCCCAACGTGTTTGAACAAGCGGCCATCAGAGATGCCATTGACAAGGCTCTCGTCCGTCGATTTAGTCGTGCTTCCAGTTTTGTTTGTCTCCTTCTCGACGATGTCATATGCTCCCCTCCCCTCTTTTTCTTAGGGTTTCTCTTTTGCTATTacatttataaaattgatagCTTTGCTTGGTTCTatgtaatttgtgaatttttggTACTATACAGCTCTCTATTTCTAACTTCGCAACCATCACACTTGTTGGTATCGATTCGGAGGACGCTCAAGTTTATGTCAAGTATTTCGACATTACACTGATTCCTTCTACAATTTTCTTCTTCCATGCTCATCACATGAAGATGGATTTTgagtattgtttctttttttttttttttaaattctacgatttaatcttttttccctGTAATTTGTTTcactatatttttttctctttaaaccaTCATATTTGAAAAACCCCCCATTAAAGCCCATCTTTCCACTTTGCAAATTAGTTTTTGATGCAAATGAACATCAATGGATTTGAATTGAACtgatttttctataatttcttATGCGACtacaaaatggaaaattaattgTAAAAGTGGAGAAAAAATATGACAAATATGGTTGATGAGAAATAAAAGTGGAGAAAGAGCCTCGTTTCCATATTTTGCAAattgatttttctcttttacaagTTTCCATATTTTGAGCAAGCGCctcctttgtaatttttgttgatGGAGGGAGTTGGGTACTCCAAATTTCGGGTTGTGGTGTAAAAGATAGAAAAATGgttgaaaaaaattgtttcttcATCTGAAtttgttctttgtttcttttgcaACAATGTTTgagttattttatttctctttctttagtAATGTAATTTGTTTTGGATGTCTAGatattagttttaatatttaatattattaatataataaattaattagataatttcaaaaaaaagattattgataccaaacataaaattgaattattttttattctattttatccTGTAATGTCCCATTCTATTCTGCACATCAAATAGGATATCAAACAAATCGTAATAATTTAGCACATGTATAAAAAGTAAATCCAactactataaaaaataaaataaaaataaaaggcaaaTCCAACACTTAAGACTCTTACAAAGACCTTATTACTAGTGCGGAGAGTACGATTTTCTATCGTAAAGACCAGGATGGGCAAAATCTAATCCAATCATTTCAATCCATCTAATTCAatcaatttttaacaatttagattggatttttatataaattggattggactctaaaatataaaaaattgtttgaattggattggtttaatatataaatccaatccaatccaatccaaactatatattatataattaaaaaattatatattttttatatttctttttattcttagatattaatttttaatttttttaatatatctcttaatttttaatatttttgtaacataTCTCCAATTTCTAAATGAAATATGAAGTTCTAAACATGCTTGCCGCCGTGACAACCAAGTTCATTCTCTACTCTTCAAGATTCAACATTATTGCACAGTCGTGtcaaatttgtattatatattattaaactcATAAATTTCAAACCGATTAATCAATCTGAACTAAATCTATTATAAATGATTTGCTTTGGTTTGAATTTATAGTTTTCAATGGTTTTGATTGtattctatattatataaaccAAACAGTATGGATTTGATTGCATTTTGATTCAAAATTGAACAAATCGAGTCTATGCCCACTCCTAGTCCACGCTCTCAAGAAAAAgatcattgtttttattatgattataattataattattaattttgttttcctttatatgtaaataaaaatagaaaaaacctaaaataatatttctattatAAAGTGGGTAATTTCAATGTTCAACATTTTTgcttatttatattcaaaaaatagattCGAAttcatagcaaaaaaaaaaaaaaaaaaaaaaaaggaaaatagattCGAATTATATGAATTCgatatatgaaatataaaagatatatgaagctccaatcataaaaataaaaagtaatgagAAACGAATGTGGTGGCTAGTTGGTACAAGCACCAACATCCAAGGCTTATGACGgggttccaaaaaaaaaagtaatgacttgttgtaatattaaaaaatatatatatatatatatagataggatTTCGGTGGGAAAAAGGTTGAATAAAGGCGCCGAAGCCGTTGTGCTTACAGCTGGCCGTGTAATATACGTGCACGGTGcagacatacatatatacaattacCCCTAAAATTCACCTtctttgctctctctctctctctctctctctctcactctctctctacGAGTTGTTTCTCTGAAACTTCGACGGCAATGGCGACGCCAAGTAGGGACGCGATCCAGACTTACATGGCCATCACCGGCGCCTCCGAGTCGCTTGCTCTTCAAAAGCTGGAGGTTCACTTTTCACTCATCAACCTCGCATTTTcatttgtgctttttttttttttttttttaactttcttgcatcgcattttcttcttttggttAAATTTCGCTGTCTTTTTCCAATCCCTACTgcatttgttttccttttctttttttcttttaactttattttattttattttttttgggagacaATGATgctgtttctttattagaagcCTTTCGTTCTATTGTTGTTGCTCACAGATTGTTCGGTAACTGTGCTGTTTGTATCTATGCAACCATTTAatgctaatttttgtttatcttatttttggtttgattgtTCTTTATTGTTTTCAAGATTGGGAATCACTGTCACTGTTTTGTCTAGGGTTTTTGATGACATTtcgtttaaaattttgattttaaaagaaaattgtgcGACGGTGATATAATAATGTAAAATGACCATGCACATTGCGCAAACAAGATcatatttttggaaaagaacAACTTATATGTAGGTTTTTTGAGTACAAAGTATCaatatttatgcttttttacTTGCCTTTGGAAATTGTCACAATTCTTTCTGCTGTAAGACTAATAAAAGTTGGTTAATTTTCGTCGAAGTGAAGTTAGAACTAGTAACGCTTGAGCAGAATATCTTGGTTGTTAtttacaaaaagaagaagaagaagaagaatcttgGTTGTTTTTCTCGTTCTCTCTGTGTTAATTACAACCACATTCTTGAAGGAGAGTGTAGAGGTATAAGAGCAAAATGACGAGACCTATACGGTTCTGAAAAATTATATGGTTTTTGGATTCATGAAGTTCTGAAAAATATAGTTTATGCATGACATGCAATCAAAGTCTTGTGAATTAGATTATTCTCTGTTTATGTTACTTTTTTTCGCTTTCTCCATATTTGCTTATTAGTTTTCTTGTTGCTGAGTTGtttattatgttttgattgATAAGCAGGAATACGGAGGCAACCTAAATGAAGCCGTTAATGCACACTTCGGTGGAGGAGACATGTAATCATATTGTCAGTTTATTTGATTCTTTCTATGTTTTTTTCTCATCAAGTGTCCAGTTTGCTTTTGGCAACTTGAAATTTGTATGACGTAACCTTTTATAGTCATGTCATTTCTTACTCTGACTACTGTTTTACTTTTGTGCTTTCAGTAGAAATCCAACATCTTCTTCCCCACGATATGATTCATTTAATATGAATAATCAGAGTCATTTAGGCCAAGGTGGACTTTTACCAATGCTGTCTGCTGTTAGAAGTTTCAAGCCTTCATTACTGCTTGACCCGAATTACAGGAGAGGCCTCTTTAATCAGATTGGTGCATTTGGGTTTCCTGCTCGTGCACCAGTACTTTCACAACCAGGAGAGGTCACAGGGATTCCTGTAGGATTCAATAGCAGAGATGAGGCGCTTCATCATTCAGGATCAAGGCCTAACATTGAGGATGTGACTGGGACTTCAATGCCTCACAGCCAGGGGATCCATAGGGATGCAGGGGTAGCTGAGTTGAACAGATCACATGCATACGCCAGTGATGTAGAGGAAGAAATGATCCAAGCTGCTATTAAGGCTTCAACAGAAGAGGCTGAAAAGGATTATCTGAATAAGCAATTTAGTGATTCCATGGTATAAGAAACATTCTTTGGTTTTTTCCCTGTCTTTCTTATGCTTACATGGAATAACATTATGATACATATATTGTTGTAGGAATTGTCTGATAATGGGCTTCCGAAAAGGCAATTTCACCAAGAAGATGAGGATTATGCTCAGGCAGTTTCATTGTCCCTGAAGGTTATAGAACTTGGTTTTACTGTATCAACTTAAGCTTTTCTCACCTGTTTTGtccttgatttatttttaaatgaaaggaGTGCAGACAGCAGAGCAAGAGGAAGCACTCCGTGAGAAGCAAGTGAAGTACTTCAATGAAGAACTGGGAATTGATGGTAGATGGAAGGTGTGTACCTTGTGTTATGTTATCCAAAGTCAAATACATATTATCATGCACAACACAGACCAAGGTAAATTCCTAACTGTATGGTAGATACACAGACACTGACATGTGCGATGTAGTGCCCATACGGCATCTACAAATAACATCACTGCACATGATCTTTAATGTGGGAACAGAAACAGCAGGCACCATTTTGTGTATGTGTAACcaataaactatatattttgtttgaagTTGGTCTAGGGAATTTAAGGTTTAACTGGAATATCTTTGGTTAATTTTAACTGATTTAGATGCAATTTTTGAGTTGATTGGGCATAAACCTACCTACAGTAGGtaaaaatttgtttgtttttatttcacttttttgacaaatattcaat contains the following coding sequences:
- the LOC107433439 gene encoding plant UBX domain-containing protein 8 isoform X2; this translates as MATPSRDAIQTYMAITGASESLALQKLEEYGGNLNEAVNAHFGGGDINPTSSSPRYDSFNMNNQSHLGQGGLLPMLSAVRSFKPSLLLDPNYRRGLFNQIGAFGFPARAPVLSQPGEVTGIPVGFNSRDEALHHSGSRPNIEDVTGTSMPHSQGIHRDAGVAELNRSHAYASDVEEEMIQAAIKASTEEAEKDYLNKQFSDSMELSDNGLPKRQFHQEDEDYAQAVSLSLKTAEQEEALREKQVKYFNEELGIDGRWKPGSLSHKNGAGNAEQQHELRHEPNCSAGSREAYHFDEWGGISSKELDEAVMLESALFHENSQGASHSGPDRISGPNHQHVHHPQSPSLAARQMLREQQDKEYLASLLLDKDKERSAYCEAETHHSKEESKSTLLDEVCPQEYERRLAAKKASLPCEPASDDENAVNILVRMPNGSRIGRRFLKSDKLQLVFDFIDVGSSVKTGTYRVARSYPRYSFGVDDSLSTLGELGLTNKQEALFLELI
- the LOC107433439 gene encoding plant UBX domain-containing protein 8 isoform X3, which gives rise to MATPSRDAIQTYMAITGASESLALQKLEEYGGNLNEAVNAHFGGGDIRNPTSSSPRYDSFNMNNQSHLGQGGLLPMLSAVRSFKPSLLLDPNYRRGLFNQIGAFGFPARAPVLSQPGEVTGIPVGFNSRDEALHHSGSRPNIEDVTGTSMPHSQGIHRDAGVAELNRSHAYASDVEEEMIQAAIKASTEEAEKDYLNKQFSDSMELSDNGLPKRQFHQEDEDYAQAVSLSLKTAEQEEALREKQVKYFNEELGIDGRWKPGSLSHKNGAGNAEQQHELRHEPNCSAGSREAYHFDEWGGISSKELDEAVMLESALFHENSQGASHSGPDRISGPNHQHVHHPQSPSLAARQMLREQQDKEYLASLLLDKDKERSAYCEAETHHSKEESKSTLLDEVEYERRLAAKKASLPCEPASDDENAVNILVRMPNGSRIGRRFLKSDKLQLVFDFIDVGSSVKTGTYRVARSYPRYSFGVDDSLSTLGELGLTNKQEALFLELI
- the LOC107433439 gene encoding plant UBX domain-containing protein 8 isoform X1, whose protein sequence is MATPSRDAIQTYMAITGASESLALQKLEEYGGNLNEAVNAHFGGGDIRNPTSSSPRYDSFNMNNQSHLGQGGLLPMLSAVRSFKPSLLLDPNYRRGLFNQIGAFGFPARAPVLSQPGEVTGIPVGFNSRDEALHHSGSRPNIEDVTGTSMPHSQGIHRDAGVAELNRSHAYASDVEEEMIQAAIKASTEEAEKDYLNKQFSDSMELSDNGLPKRQFHQEDEDYAQAVSLSLKTAEQEEALREKQVKYFNEELGIDGRWKPGSLSHKNGAGNAEQQHELRHEPNCSAGSREAYHFDEWGGISSKELDEAVMLESALFHENSQGASHSGPDRISGPNHQHVHHPQSPSLAARQMLREQQDKEYLASLLLDKDKERSAYCEAETHHSKEESKSTLLDEVCPQEYERRLAAKKASLPCEPASDDENAVNILVRMPNGSRIGRRFLKSDKLQLVFDFIDVGSSVKTGTYRVARSYPRYSFGVDDSLSTLGELGLTNKQEALFLELI